One genomic window of Magnolia sinica isolate HGM2019 chromosome 3, MsV1, whole genome shotgun sequence includes the following:
- the LOC131239079 gene encoding stigma-specific STIG1-like protein 1, with translation MALIMTHINAISQEEEEVNFIEEEEVPALDSESISTDLPPADSEPSSFRGLGRFLLVKNKQKPLKCNKNPLICRSKGSAGPFCCKKKCVDVRTDRLNCGLCGKKCKYNETCCKGKCVNLSFHKRHCGRCNNSCGNGNFCSYGLCNYA, from the coding sequence ATGGCTTTAATCATGACTCATATCAATGCTATTAGCCAGGAGGAAGAAGAAGTAAACTTCATCGAGGAGGAAGAAGTTCCTGCATTGGACTCCGAATCCATTTCAACCGACCTCCCTCCAGCTGATAGCGAACCTTCTTCTTTCCGAGGATTGGGCCGGTTCCTCCTTGTCAAGAACAAGCAGAAGCCCCTCAAATGCAACAAGAACCCACTAATTTGCCGGTCTAAGGGCAGTGCAGGGCCCTTCTGTTGCAAGAAGAAATGCGTCGATGTGAGGACGGACCGCCTCAACTGCGGCCTCTGTGGAAAGAAGTGCAAGTACAATGAAACATGTTGTAAGGGCAAATGCGTCAACCTATCATTCCACAAGAGGCATTGCGGACGTTGCAACAACAGCTGTGGAAATGGCAATTTCTGTTCATATGGCTTGTGCAATTATGCTTAG
- the LOC131238700 gene encoding stigma-specific STIG1-like protein 1, producing MKLAKTLLILAIALALIMTHINAMSEEEEEEEINFIEEEEVPVLDSDSVSTDFPPADSEPSSLRGLGRFLLAKNNRKPLKCNKNPLICRAKGSAGPFCCKKKCVDVRTDRLNCGLCGKKCKYNETCCKGKCINLAFDKRHCGRCNNPCGNGNFCSYGLCNYA from the coding sequence atGAAGCTAGCAAAGACCTTACTCATCTTGGCAATAGCCTTAGCTTTAATCATGACTCATATCAATGCTATGAgcgaggaggaagaagaagaagaaataaacttCATCGAGGAGGAAGAAGTTCCTGTATTGGACTCTGACTCGGTTTCAACCGACTTCCCTCCGGCTGATAGCGAACCATCTTCATTGCGAGGATTGGGCCGTTTCCTCCTTGCCAAGAACAACCGGAAGCCCCTCAAGTGCAACAAGAACCCACTAATTTGCCGGGCAAAGGGCAGTGCAGGGCCCTTCTGTTGCAAGAAGAAATGCGTCGACGTGAGGACAGACCGCCTCAACTGTGGCCTCTGTGGGAAGAAGTGCAAGTACAATGAGACATGTTGTAAAGGCAAATGCATCAACCTGGCATTCGACAAGAGGCATTGTGGACGTTGCAACAACCCCTGTGGAAACGGCAATTTCTGTTCATATGGCTTGTGCAATTACGCTTAG